The genomic DNA TTTGTTTTGGAAGGAGAAAGAAACATCATACGTATTGCATATTGTCCGGATACTAATATGTTCTCATCAGGTAGCAATTTTTACCTTAACATTTCTTGTAATTCCTGtctgtttatatttaataaaaatttaactttTAGAAGTAAGAAATACAATAGATCCGCTTTTATCATTGGCCGAAATTAGTAAACCGGTTACTAACGGTATATTAGAATTAACTTCTAAATTGAAAGAAAGCACAATAGTGCCAGCCATCCCTTTTCATAAAATCAACCCAACTAATATTATTCAATCCGTCGggtaaagtattaaaataaaatgttatttttactATTCGTGTACTAATGTTGCATATTTAAAATCATGTATATCATTTTAGTATCGTACCGATTGTTACGGCTGATACCGATGCAACTTCAATTGCAAATGCAGAAGAAGCTCTCGAAGAATCACCAACGATGCCTCTAAATTCAAATACTTCATTATTATCGGATCGTGACACGGTAACGGATAATAATGATCCTGCTGAAAGAAGAAATGTAGAACAGAATGAAAGGTATAACGATAGAAGGCAAATATTTGAAAAGATTAGTCAGCAAGAATTTGAAGACGTTGTCTTCACTCCAGAAAAGAAACTTAAAAAATCAcgcaataaaataatgaatggaAATGGAAATTGTTCGTCGTTATCCGATGTTGACGATTTGTCTGTTTTTAATAAGGATAAATTAAATGCTAATGATGCGAAGACTACACACTCTTCCTTATTAACGCTCAGTATCGACGATGATTTCATACTGAGAACCGATAGAAATCTTGAATCCATTCAACGTGATGTAGAAGATAAAGAAAAGCTTTTGGCGGACGTGTTGGATTTCGATTTATCGAAATATATGACAAGTAGCCAAATTGCTGCTACTAATTCAAATGTGTCCGAGTCTATCGATTCAACTACGTGTGCCGAATGTAAAATACATTCCAATGGTTCTTCagcagaagaaaaaaatgagcaAAATGAATACAATGAACATAGTGATCATACTGAAACTGAATCTGGAGACGAAGATGTTAGTTACCGAACTGAGTTGAAGAAGTTGGAAGATTTAGGTGAATGTAGGAAGAAGTTACTACAGGATAAATTAAACGATCCTTCAATACATACGAATGATCGTGATACAGATAGACGCAATGTAGAAGTACAGTTTCGTAGTAAGTATAATAAGGTCAATTGCTAATGTACCTTTTCAGGtttcagaaaatatttatattttcagttgTATCAACAGAGTCTATAATGTCAACAACATTGGAAGACGAAGATTGGGTTTTAGTGAAGAAAGATATGTTTATAGTTACAACGtaagataaaataatacattattttagataaaattaCATTAACTTTTAACTatagtttgaaaaataataggtttTAAATAGatgtgtttttcattttttgtgcaCATCTAACGAACAGTCTTCATATATTGAAATCAAAGCACTATTGTGTATAAGTTTTTGcatacaaaattgaaattttaataacgcATTTTCTAGTCTTGCTGCAGTGcaatttgcatttttataataattctgaAAATCATGTTCAGTGAATACTATTTATTTGAGTATATatgcatatttttttattttatttaaactgtaAAATATTGCaatcgtatttttattttaatgttttcgaattaatgaatattttccTGAATGGAAAATGGCGAGGAACTTTTTTATGATCTATTGTTGTCAAGTATTACTTGTGTATTGTTAcacatttaaaataatatagaagtACCTTGGATTTATGATATTAGTGTTACATATAACATTCCAATTTGAATTTTTGTGACAAATAGATTtgaaagtaaaaatgatattatatgTAGTTATCTTATCACAATATAAATGTTAATACAAATTTTTGCAAATCAGTATTAGATTTATTAATATGGTAATCCTCTGAAGATTGTAAATTTCATTGTAAATGTAGACataaatttcaaacaaaacTGTAATTTCTGCTGATGttaaaaaaaatgtactatTCTATATGGATAGATTTACGTATTAATTTAAAAcgtgaaaaaatattgaaagtcaCACTTTTagataataaaacaattatactttattcgtaatttttattatttatacccATAAAATGGAATAAAGGTTCAGtgtgtataaaattatttcaagaaatgaaaaacaattttctacTAAGAACAAGTAGATttggaataatttattatttaatgatgTACATGTTATTTAATGAACATCTAGATCAACATCTATACATAGATTATTCTTTTCGTTTCCactgaatattataaaaactgTTCATGCTGTGGAAGCAATAATTTCACTATACCTTTTAACTTTAGTAGCAACACTCATATCTACATATTTATCTCCCACTGATACAATCATACCTCCAATAATGGAAGGATCAACTTTTGCGGTTAATAAGATATTTTGACCTTTGCTTAAGAATCCTCTTAGAGCTTTCTCAAGCTTAGATCTCATATCAGCATCAAGTGGTTTGGCAGTAATTACTTCGCATACAACCTCA from Osmia lignaria lignaria isolate PbOS001 chromosome 15, iyOsmLign1, whole genome shotgun sequence includes the following:
- the LOC117612003 gene encoding uncharacterized protein LOC117612003 isoform X2, which encodes MTTPMREDGGPLREWAPLAMLLEQIPAKIQTGLFTHNINFTCIDAVPEFIAIGTNYGLVYWFDRDKQDLQRLRCENVNSKITCIQVISTVDYMVAAGNEHGVVTVFQIPKSPPASLPDSLKPKQKKQVERYSISGLHNSAVTTVEWSKNGMKLFSGDQDGLVVLTEIDFYMHLSKSSELLNEKYAVVQLNYQQGLLLVSTTLRTILVNRNENGKVTQVGQKERKTLGKLGAVFGCRQNYSQDLVIYASRPGLRLWQADKTGTVLKTLIFKDAVRSGHTQVELLNPAPESSKRNRGEPTFGVILPFCEDLLITYSDEVIYVVNPQTIAIMSVVTDLRRVTDVACTKDEIFVLEGERNIIRIAYCPDTNMFSSEVRNTIDPLLSLAEISKPVTNGILELTSKLKESTIVPAIPFHKINPTNIIQSVGIVPIVTADTDATSIANAEEALEESPTMPLNSNTSLLSDRDTVTDNNDPAERRNVEQNERYNDRRQIFEKISQQEFEDVVFTPEKKLKKSRNKIMNGNGNCSSLSDVDDLSVFNKDKLNANDAKTTHSSLLTLSIDDDFILRTDRNLESIQRDVEDKEKLLADVLDFDLSKYMTSSQIAATNSNVSESIDSTTCAECKIHSNGSSAEEKNEQNEYNEHSDHTETESGDEDVSYRTELKKLEDLGECRKKLLQDKLNDPSIHTNDRDTDRRNVEVQFRIVSTESIMSTTLEDEDWVLVKKDMFIVTT
- the LOC117612003 gene encoding uncharacterized protein LOC117612003 isoform X1, whose amino-acid sequence is MVTLKMTTPMREDGGPLREWAPLAMLLEQIPAKIQTGLFTHNINFTCIDAVPEFIAIGTNYGLVYWFDRDKQDLQRLRCENVNSKITCIQVISTVDYMVAAGNEHGVVTVFQIPKSPPASLPDSLKPKQKKQVERYSISGLHNSAVTTVEWSKNGMKLFSGDQDGLVVLTEIDFYMHLSKSSELLNEKYAVVQLNYQQGLLLVSTTLRTILVNRNENGKVTQVGQKERKTLGKLGAVFGCRQNYSQDLVIYASRPGLRLWQADKTGTVLKTLIFKDAVRSGHTQVELLNPAPESSKRNRGEPTFGVILPFCEDLLITYSDEVIYVVNPQTIAIMSVVTDLRRVTDVACTKDEIFVLEGERNIIRIAYCPDTNMFSSEVRNTIDPLLSLAEISKPVTNGILELTSKLKESTIVPAIPFHKINPTNIIQSVGIVPIVTADTDATSIANAEEALEESPTMPLNSNTSLLSDRDTVTDNNDPAERRNVEQNERYNDRRQIFEKISQQEFEDVVFTPEKKLKKSRNKIMNGNGNCSSLSDVDDLSVFNKDKLNANDAKTTHSSLLTLSIDDDFILRTDRNLESIQRDVEDKEKLLADVLDFDLSKYMTSSQIAATNSNVSESIDSTTCAECKIHSNGSSAEEKNEQNEYNEHSDHTETESGDEDVSYRTELKKLEDLGECRKKLLQDKLNDPSIHTNDRDTDRRNVEVQFRIVSTESIMSTTLEDEDWVLVKKDMFIVTT